GTCCCAAGGACTTAGCGCAGCAAGCGGGTTCGACGTCCCCAGCATTACCGAATTGGCAATCAGCCTGCTTTCTGGCGAGCGGGACGAGTTGAGCACGGAACTTTACGCCAGTTGTTCCGACGAATACCGTCGAGCGTTGCCGAACATCACCGATCTCGTGACGGGCGGCCATTTCGCAACCCCTGGCGACGGCTCGGGCCTGGATCTGCTTGCGGGTCAAGCGCTGTTGCAGCAGTGCGGGGGGTCTGGCCGGCGGGATCTGTTGGACAAGGCCATGGAGTGCCAAGACCATTGGGATTGGAGCCTTGTGGCCCAAGACCCGAAAACCCGGGCGAGGGCGACCGCGCTGTTTGCTTTGGCGGCCTCTTTTTCCTCGGATGTCACAGTCCGCGCCCGGGGAGCCATGGCCGAAGCCTCGTGTCGGGCGGCGTCGGTGATGGATGATTATGCCAAGCGGCGGGATTTCCCCAGCCTTGGTCTTTCCCCCGTTCAGCCGATGAAGCCGTTGCGCGACCAAGTTTTTGGGGACATTGCCCTGGCCAAGCCTGGTTTCGGGTTTATCGACATGCTAACCAGCCCGGTTCGGATCGTCGATGGCCCGGCAGTGACCGTAGAACGGAACGGGGAAGCCTATATTCTCAGTTGGCGCCATCAAAGGGGCTCGGCAACCACCCTCGATCTGGCGACGGCCTACCCGGTGGAGATCGAGGCCCTGGACAACCTGGCCGAAATCACGCCGTCCTCGTTTTTGGCGGAAACCCGGTTGCATTTGGTTCCAAAAGGAGAAGGGGTTTGCCGGGCAATCCTCCGGTTGCCTCCCTGGGCGCTCGGGATCCCCGATGCGGTGGAACCCCCGCGGTACAGCGAATAGGGATCCGGTTGTTCAGGCCAGGTCGGCGTTGTAGTGCAACCCCACGTTTTCCTTTCGGGATGCGGCACCATCGACGATGAGGGCGGCAACTTCCAGGAGGTTCTGGGCCTCGGCCGAATAGGCGCTGAACGGCGCGCTCGGCGGGGCGGCAACATCATCTAAAGCTCCGGCAATGAACGAACGGAGCGAACTGAGCCCGGCATCGGTCCGGAAGATCCCGGCGTGGGTTGACATCTGCTTTTGGAGGGCGTGGCGGATATGGATGGCGTCGCTTTCTGGGATGCAATGGGGCGCCCGGTAAGCGGGGCTGGCCGGGAGATTCGGCGATTCATGGCCGACGGCCTGGGAAGCGGCAAAGGAGAAGACGATCGCTTCCAGAAGCGAATTGCTGGCCAGGCGGTTGGCCCCGTGGACACCGGTGCACGCGACTTCGCCGCTGGCATAGAGCCGTGGGATATCGGTACGCCCCTGCAGGTCGGTGACAACACCTCCACAGGAATAATGTTGGGCGGGGACGACGGGGATCCAGTCTTTCTCGATTTCAATCCCGATCTCACGGAGCCGATTCCAGATTGTCGGGAATTCGTGCTGGAGATCGGCGGCATCCAGGTGGGTGGGATCCAGATAGACGCACCATGTTTTGAGTTTTTGGATCTCCCGCTCAATGGAACGGGCGACGACGTCGCGGGGGGCCAGTTCCAGCCGGTCGTCGTAATCGTACATGAAGCGGCGTCCGTTGTGGTTGCGGAGGGTTGCCCCGGCCCCCCGCATCGCTTCGGTGATCAGGAAACCGCTCAATTGAGAATGTTTGAGCGTGGTCGGGTGGAACTGTTGAAATTCCATGTTGGCAATGGCTGCCCCGGCCCGGTGGGCTAGGGCAACGCCATCTCCGGTTGCGACGCGGGGGTTGGTTGTGTGGGCATAGACTTTGCCGCACCCTCCGGTGGCCAGCATAGTGGCCCGGGCGGCAAACTGTACTGGTCCAAGGTCGTTGACTATCGCCTCGGCCCCGATGCATTGTCCATCGGCAACGATCAGTCCGGTGACAAAGCAGTTTTCGTAGACTTGGATGGCCGGGTGCTTGCGAACGGCCTCGCTGACCGCCCGTTCCACTTCCCAACCGGTTTTGTCGGCATGGTGGACAATCCGGTGGCGGGAATGGCCGCCTTCGCGCCCCAGGTCGAGGGCATTACTTGCCGAGAGGTCGAACCGGGTTCCCAACTCGGCAAGCCACTCGATCGCCGCCGGGGCATTTTGAACAAGCATCCTGACGGCATCGGGGTTGCAGAGCCCGGCACCGGCGATGAGGGTGTCTTGTTCATGGAGTTCCCACGAGTCGGATTCCCCGACGGCAGCGGCGATGCCACCTTGCGCCCAAGAGGTGTTGGAATCCTGCATTTGGGCCTTGGTGAGGACGGTCACCTGCCCATGTTCTGCCGCTTTGAGGGCAAATGCCAGTCCGGCGAGTCCGCTGCCGATGGCGAGAAAGTCGGTCTTGTGGGTCTTCACGCGGGCGATAGTTTAATCGAAGCCGGGGGGCCGCGGCGGGGATGTTCTATAATATTGCCGTGTCGGATGACACTGGCCAAGGTTCTGGCCGCAAGCGCGGCGTGCACTGGGCGATCAAAGCCTGGTTATTCTTCCACTGTTTTGCGATTGTCACACGGACGATCCCCATTCCGACCGAAGAGGATTTCAACCGGGCTGCCAAGCCGGGCGTGACTCCGGTCAAGCTGAATTCGGAAGTCAAGATCGCCAACTTGAAATCTTGGCGACAAAAGGAGTGGTTAGTCCCTTACTACACCGAGACGCTTGGGTTTTGGCAGTACTGGGACATGTTTGCCCCCAACCCGGCACAAGAAGACGTCTGGATTGACGCGGTCGTCGAATTCGCAGACGGCTCCGAAAAGGTGGAGCCGTACCCGCGGATGGCAGAAATGCCCCTGACGCGCAAATTCCTTTACGAGCGATATCGCAAATACCGCGAACGCATCACGGAGTCCCAATATTCATGGAAGTGGCCGCACACGGCCAATTGGTTCGCGGCCAAGGCATGGACCGATGAATCCAACCCGCCGGTCCGCGTGACATTGCGGTGGCACTCTTACCGCGTTCCGGCACCCCCCGCCAAGCCGGATTTCAACTATTCGACCAACGGATTTTACACGGCGCTCATCGACCGAACGGCGATTGCGGGGATGCGACC
This window of the Armatimonadota bacterium genome carries:
- the nadB gene encoding L-aspartate oxidase yields the protein MKTHKTDFLAIGSGLAGLAFALKAAEHGQVTVLTKAQMQDSNTSWAQGGIAAAVGESDSWELHEQDTLIAGAGLCNPDAVRMLVQNAPAAIEWLAELGTRFDLSASNALDLGREGGHSRHRIVHHADKTGWEVERAVSEAVRKHPAIQVYENCFVTGLIVADGQCIGAEAIVNDLGPVQFAARATMLATGGCGKVYAHTTNPRVATGDGVALAHRAGAAIANMEFQQFHPTTLKHSQLSGFLITEAMRGAGATLRNHNGRRFMYDYDDRLELAPRDVVARSIEREIQKLKTWCVYLDPTHLDAADLQHEFPTIWNRLREIGIEIEKDWIPVVPAQHYSCGGVVTDLQGRTDIPRLYASGEVACTGVHGANRLASNSLLEAIVFSFAASQAVGHESPNLPASPAYRAPHCIPESDAIHIRHALQKQMSTHAGIFRTDAGLSSLRSFIAGALDDVAAPPSAPFSAYSAEAQNLLEVAALIVDGAASRKENVGLHYNADLA